A segment of the Lycium ferocissimum isolate CSIRO_LF1 chromosome 10, AGI_CSIRO_Lferr_CH_V1, whole genome shotgun sequence genome:
GTTCGTTGTTGATAATATAGTTAATCTAttgattttcttgaagatatctgTAGATTTCTCACCaactgcttcttcttcttcttcttgaattttattATTGTCTAACGCAATCATATCACTAATTAATTCATCTATAATAAATTCTCTCATATTTTTTATtgtagaattttattttttcttcaaagttATCAAGGGCTTCATTTTAAGATCATATCAAAGTTTAaatctttctcctttttttttttttggagttttaaATATCCGGATTTCATACTTTCTTAGTTGACATATTTAAACtctaaaaaataactaaaaatacaatatatactatgaagaaaaaatatataaaataaaaaattttgaattgaaaataacaaaatatagCACAATCAAACCTGGTTCGGCAAATGTAAAACTTGATATTATTTCACTGCTTGAGTACTCTTGATGCAACGCTAGaatttaagaaaagaataaaagaacTAGCAATTGATAACTTTTCAAAGAAAAACAAGACTTGAAATCTGGGTAATTAGAGAATGAAGAAACACCAAattgaaatataaaaaagtaaaagtgaatacaattagaaagaaaaaaagtaataaCGGATACAATTAATGGGGCTTGTGTTAATTACTctctccgttcatttttacttgtcatgttttcaCTTTCAtgctgtttaagaaataatgatTAAGAAAAGTATTTTACCACAATACTCCTATTAAATTGTGTATaattgtgttgaagttgggaaaatgatttgaaataagtaataaatgctaagggtaaaacatgaaattttttttatcttacaTTGATATGTAAAaattgacaagtaaaaataaaaatctataaggacaagtaaaagtgagcGGAGGGAGTATGATTGAACATAAATGAGGAAAGCGGActatttagagcccgtttggattggcttataagttgcttataagctgttttcagcttttttgagtgtttggtttggcgaaattaaagtcatttgtcttaaaataagcaaaaaaaaataattagaccGTTTTGGCTTATCTTATCTTAAGTAGCTCATGTTTAAAAAcgaacttataaaaaaaaaataagttaattaccccaacttatatttttttacttatgCCCCGTTTCCGCATTATAAGCGAGTTTTTTAAGCGCATAAAAAACAGGCTCTTACATGTAAAGTTAGGAGACAGATATCCAAAAATCTATTTTACTTCCCAATTGtacttttaattgttttttttttttttttttttaataacacgTAATACCTATTacaggaaaatttggggccccTATAATGGTGAGGCCCAAAGCGGCTGCTTTGGCTGCTTTACTATTGGGCCGGCCCTGATCATTGGTTTGCAATATACTATATGTATAATGTGACTTTGTTTTATGTGTTCTCTGATACGCTAATCTGTTGttatttgaaagaagaaaacattttttcgACGTTGAATTGTAAACTTATGCCAAGTTTCCCATTGAACCAATTATTAAAGCCTTGAAAATTCAGCCCCAGTGACGATATTTGACCACTTCTCTCAATTTTAACTCATTTCTCTCAcgttaagaaatatttatactaaaaaattaaagaagataaCATTAAAAACAAAGGTATTTAATGTCAGATGGTTGacaaatcaaatttaagaaaatgagTTTAACTTAGAATATATACTGACACAATTTTACAATATCATATCACCGAAAAAACAcacacatatttatatatactaaATCTTCACAAaagtgaaatttgaaattttaaaataagatgaattacgtaaaaaaaaattacactgttcGAGCGCGACTAGTTCCATAGCTTGGCGGGGTCCATTCCATTACATCACAAAACTTTACGAGTATTACTACTTTTCTCTGGCTGCGGTTGCATGCTgagcaagaaaaaaataatattcaatGCAAGAAAATTTCAAATGTTTTTTGCTGCTCTGAAATCCAATTTAATTGAATAAAGACATATTTTTCAGGCGTGTTTAATTTTCATGACTTGATTAAACTCTGTCCTTGTTACTTGTTTCCcagaattttcttcaattttttcattGAATCTTTCTTCATTTAATAAGTCAATTCTTTAATTTGACCGTTTAAGTCACCAAGTCTCTAAAACTGAGGCCTATAAATATGTTATCTTCTACATTGCAATGGCATATCATAAAACTAGTTCAATATTCTCCTACAATACCTTTATAAGTTAAACAACTTTGTCCAAGCCTTCTAGCTCTTCAATAGTAAGATTATTGATTTAGAATCAGTTTCCAATACCGTCTATTTGGTTATAGTATCAATTATTTTAGAATTATTTTATTAGAATAAGTCATcaaaaaatggagagaaaaacATCTCAAATCCAACCTCCAACCTATGGAGATTTGATCACTATTCTTAGCATTGACGGAGGTGGCATTCGAGGAGTTATTCCGGCTACCATTCTCAGTTTTCTTGAATCCCAACTTCAGGTCAATTTTCTTTTATACACATAAATATTATACATCATGATCCATCAGTTCCTCTTTTACgactttaatttttgcatgCATGGCAAATAAAACAGCTAGTATTAAATTTGCAGGAGTTGGATGGAAAAGATGCAAGACTGGCAGATTACTTTGACGTGATTGCTGGAACGAGTACCGGTGGCCTTGTGACGGCCATGCTAACGGCTCCGGACGAAAATAATCGTCCACTTTATGCAGCCAAAGATATTACTCCATTCTACTTAGATCATTGTCCAAAGATTTTCCCCCAAAAGAAGTGGTACgtacatatttatataattttcgcTTTAATTGGAGTtttatatacaacaatatacaagtTCTTCACTGTTACAACAATATTAACTCTTTATGTAGTCGGTTAAATTGAATTGATCGTGTACAAATATAAACCAAATTATACAATTTTAATTGCTGAATTCACAAACATGCAGTGGTTGGTTTGCTTCTATTGGAAACATGCTGCAAGCTCTAGTAGGACCAAAATATGATGGTAAGTACCTGCATGAGGTTGTCAAGGAGAAGCTGAAAGATACTCGTCTTAGCAACACTGTAACCAACGTTGTCATTCCCACTTTTGATATCAAGAAATTGCAACCTACCATTTTCTCCACTTATGAGgtatacataaattcaatttataTATACTAACAGTAAAAAATTCTTTTACACTTTCATTAGTTAACGTGTACTtcgtaattttatttttaagttttattaCCAAATGGAATGTAATCTCGATTTTTTGATACAGACGAAACGATCTGCATGTTATGATGCAAAGATGTCCGATGTTTGTATCAGTACTTCAGCAGCTCCAACTTATCTTCCTGCTCATTATTTCAAAGTTGAAGATGGCAAAGGCAATGTTAGAGAACATCATCTCATTGATGGTGGCGTTTCTGCAAATAATCCTGTAAGaatttaatacatatatattgatacttaaaaaaaaaaaaaaaaactatatcagtttattttaatttgacaTATGTTTAGCAAGTTATGTGTCATGAGTCATGACGTTACTAATTTTGAGAAAACACTAAAAATATATTGGCATATGTATTTTTCAGGGTTTGGTTGCACTATCAGAAGTGAGCAAAGAAATATTAAAGGACAATCCAGATTTCTTCCCTATAAAACCCATGGATTATGGGCGTTTCCTTGTAATATCAATAGGGACAGGATCTGCAAAATGGGAACAaaaatataattcatccatggcAGCCAAATGGGGTATTGTTGATTGGTTATTTCACAAAGGTTCCACACCATTAGTCGAAGTATTCACACAGTCAAGTGCTGATATGGTGGATTATCATAATTCTATTGTTTTTCAAGCTCTTCACTGTGAAAATAGTTACCTTCGAATTCAAgtacgtattttttttttggtcttgtcgtctttttttttttttttttgatgggtAGTGGTTGATTaataaaacattttctttattgAAACTAATTAACAGGATGATGGACTGAGTGGAACAGAAGCTTCAGTGGATGTAGCTACAAAGGAAAATTTGAAGAGGCTAGTGGAAATAGGGAAAAATTTATTGAAGAAGCCACTttcaagggtaaatttggaaacaGGTTTGACAGAACCAATTCCTAAAGGAGGAAATAACGAGGAAGCCCTTAAAAGGTATATCATCAGAATTTTAATTTGATACTACGTTGGCTCTTTGAGAAAAAAGTTAAATGTATGTGAAACATTTTAGACAAAATGGTGTTAGAAAAACCCTCCCTTGTTCTTTTGTGACTATGTTGATATATTAAAGACAGATATAACCATATATACAttaacaattttattttttttgtattatcaATGTATTTTAGCTAGTCTTACTGTCATATTGTCTAAGTTGTTAGAAGTTATACATTGTTATGTTTATGTCATAAGTTAACTCATTAAAATGTTTCGTTTGGTGATAGGTTTGCGACAATATTGGTCAATGAAAGAAGACTTCGTGAGTCAAGGTCGCCACTTGTCACGAAAGTCTCGAAGTAATGCAGTCATCAAGAAGATCCTAATTCCTACATAGACAAATTAAGTTTAAGTTAATGTAATATATATTATCAGTGTAAATTTCCTAGCTATATTCCCGACGAAATTTCTTATTTTAGGAGGAATATTAGGTATAGGGAAGTACTTTATGAAATTcgatttatttatttgttgtaCTAGTACTAGTGTAAAATgtattcatcatcattcatatatacacatatgtgatatatgtaaaTTATCCGTTCTTTAATAGTATCTACGTAATTCtttgtataaaaataaagtCTTACTCACAACATTCTTTATTGTCTGCTAAAAGTTCAGTAATTAAAAATCATGTTAAAATCACGTTTTCGTAATGGGTATAAAACTTTCGGGTAAAATGTACATGTGAcgtgttttttgttttttccttccTACATTTTCGAAACTCAACATTGAAACGTTTATTAttgtaaaatttaaataattagcTCACTACTAGAAATTAGACTTCTAGCGGCAGCTAAAGTCATTATAGAAACGGGAAAAGTCAGCCAACATCAAAACTAGATCTACCGTTGAAGTTACGAGTTTAGTGAAATTTAGTAGTTTTGAtcaaattatatatttgtgttaaGAAGTTtacttaatatgtataaattataacAAATCTGAACCCaataaagaaacaaaattgtgattcatatttcattaaattaaattttgaattcgtCCCCGGTGAAATGTAGTGACAAAAACTCATTTTTGTGCTAACTCTAGCTAGTCGCAACAAAAGGGGATAGAAGTTTTGGACCAGTACTACAACTAATAATGACTTGTTTCACTTCGTCTGTTGTAGATAAATAAAGCTTCAAAACGTCACCCCATTCCAAGGTAAAATAATAGCTAAAGAACTTTGGTTTTCTGTATTTTCGATGTGTTTATTGAGATAACATGTTCTCCTTACTTCACAAAGAATATGTTCTgctaatcatatatatatatataaaagcaggcCAAAGGCCCGCTGACGTGGCATCACAGAATCACAGAATTtctatttatctatttttacaaaattttgaggggaaaaaaataattttacacCCATAAAAATACAACCCACCAATTACACACACCTCTTCGGCCCTCGCAACCCCGCAAACTATGGCAAGGATTATTAAAACGATAACCCATCTCCCTAATTCCCCATCACACCCGCTGATCTCTTCTTGCTATTCTGCCGCTTCTTTGCAGCATCAATCTCCAGACAATGTACAAACTATTCTGCCGCCGTCCCTCGCGCTACGAACAAAACGCGACACCCCTCCCTGTTCTGGCCAACATCTGCCTGCTTCAGCAATTTTTGCAAGAAAGATCTACGCCAACTTCTCTTTGCTTCTTCTTCACGGCGAAAAAAAACATCTAACTTACCCAGGTATGCGACTTTACCTTTCACAATCACAACCAATTTCTTCTACTTTTGTAGCATCAACTATTTTCATGTACATTTCATCAGACTCCTTTCGTTTACTAAAAGCTCACTCACTCCCACATCTTTTGAAATATAACTCAATAGCGGTTTAAGACTTTTCACCGTTGGATAAATTGTTCTTTGTAATTTGGTGAGGAAAACTGCATCCTCTTGCCTTTCGCATATGCACAACTATGCCAGTTCTGACAAAGTTCTTTATCCAGGCTAAGAAAATTGTTTCAACAATGATTTTGAAGATAGAATGCGGTGGTCTATTGACCAGGTAACTTTCTCAATTAAGATTGCCACCTCACATTTTGGTCTTTGTACTTCAAAAGAGGTAACTTTTCACTGGCTAGCTTTAAGTTTAGAGTGTCTATGTATGCAAGTATTTCTTCCGCTCTATATTGATCAGTATGCCTTAAGCACGGAAAGGATAAGTGCTAAAAAGGGCCTTAGCATTTTTAAGGATTACAAAGACCAAAAGAGAGAATAAGAAGGAGGTTGCACTTCTGTAATAGAGATGGAAAAAGAATTGGAAAGAGTGAAATTCACTAATTTAGGGGTGAATGCAATGAAACAGAGCTGGGTATTCTTTTTCTAGGTCTCGCGTGTTATATCTTTGTTAGTTTCCACAGATTTGGGTGTTTTCTGAATTTTCCAGTTCGcattttgaccaaaatttgaATCTATAAAGCAGCCTTCCTTGTAAAGCAGTGTCGGTGCTTCTGGTTAAACGTGATACCAAAGCATAGGTTGGAAAATTGTGTTTTACGTTATAATGGTTGCCGCCTTAATAGCTGATCCCTTATCGTCCACACGCATTACATTCTTGAACTCCATATCCGCCTATCTGTAGTGCTAAAAGTGAATATGCTTGGATTGTAGTTTGAAGTGTAACATATTGTTgcatatgataatttttttctaagacACTTAATTTATGTGATCGACAGTACCATTTAGCGAATGATTCTCAATGACTATCTTGCTTCTTAGTAGCACATTTAGAGATCACTGTATTGAAATTTGTGCAATGTACTGTCAAATTACGATAAATATGGTTTGGagataaaaaaaatgaggttctTTGTAGCTCTAGCATCTATTGTCTTTTGAAAATTGGCCAGATTTATGTCTTTGCATGGTAAAACGTAGCGAGCGCATGAACAGTATTCCGTCTAAGACAACTAGAGGCCAACTTTTAGGGACATCTGTGATAAATCTTGCAGATTTTGGACTAATTGACGAGGTTGTATCTACTTACACTCCACCTAACTGCAAGAAGAGTTCTCAGAGCTCCGACCAACCAGTTCTGTTTGTTAACATACATCCTACTGAGAGGCGGGCCAGGTCAAATTCATACAAGTTAGTGCAGGGAAAGAACTATCCATAGAAAAGAATGGACAAATATCTGTTGTAGATtcagtgaaagaaaaaaatgaggaTGACTATGAGATCAAATCACTGCTCTCACAAATCATGACAATTTAGACATAAACATAATATTCCTTCACGGTTCACGGCAGTAATTTTATTTCATACTCATGTTAATACAAACTCACAGTGGTTGTGTATATGCTCTGAGAGTGACAAATAGGGGTTTTGAGCTTCCTTTAACCTAGC
Coding sequences within it:
- the LOC132035313 gene encoding patatin-like protein 2, whose translation is MERKTSQIQPPTYGDLITILSIDGGGIRGVIPATILSFLESQLQELDGKDARLADYFDVIAGTSTGGLVTAMLTAPDENNRPLYAAKDITPFYLDHCPKIFPQKKCGWFASIGNMLQALVGPKYDGKYLHEVVKEKLKDTRLSNTVTNVVIPTFDIKKLQPTIFSTYETKRSACYDAKMSDVCISTSAAPTYLPAHYFKVEDGKGNVREHHLIDGGVSANNPGLVALSEVSKEILKDNPDFFPIKPMDYGRFLVISIGTGSAKWEQKYNSSMAAKWGIVDWLFHKGSTPLVEVFTQSSADMVDYHNSIVFQALHCENSYLRIQDDGLSGTEASVDVATKENLKRLVEIGKNLLKKPLSRVNLETGLTEPIPKGGNNEEALKRFATILVNERRLRESRSPLVTKVSK